A portion of the Bdellovibrionales bacterium genome contains these proteins:
- a CDS encoding alkaline phosphatase family protein produces MFRTYIRVTLRLFSFVVCLLFQFQLLCFASSKVEILEPVIQFSFGSCNKETLPQPLWTALTAIKPQFYIWMGDAIYGDARDPKILKEKFQIQLHQPDYAHFIQKTPIIGTWDDHDYGKNNAGRNWKIKEIAQQYFLDFIGEPPVSSPSTAEGHIYFLPHGPTWAAD; encoded by the coding sequence ATGTTCAGAACCTACATAAGAGTCACTCTTCGATTATTTTCTTTTGTTGTTTGTCTTTTGTTTCAATTTCAACTGCTCTGCTTTGCCAGTTCAAAAGTTGAAATTCTCGAACCTGTCATTCAGTTTTCCTTCGGATCCTGCAACAAGGAGACGCTCCCTCAACCACTTTGGACCGCTCTCACTGCCATCAAACCACAGTTTTATATCTGGATGGGAGACGCCATTTACGGAGATGCTCGCGATCCCAAGATACTCAAAGAAAAATTTCAAATTCAACTTCATCAGCCGGACTACGCACATTTTATCCAGAAAACGCCGATCATTGGAACCTGGGACGACCACGACTATGGAAAAAATAATGCCGGTCGAAACTGGAAGATCAAGGAGATTGCTCAGCAATATTTTTTGGATTTCATTGGTGAGCCGCCCGTGAGTTCCCCGTCGACAGCAGAAGGGCATATATACTTCTTACCTCATGGGCCCACCTGGGCAGCAGATTAA
- a CDS encoding endonuclease has protein sequence MLRSEILKSLGFSLLIALQAQAAPVFDNPNAYYGQDFYNELAQGNLKNQNLKDKLNAILKKVHIGHPDDYDEISESCPSKAKCTQFRKFSYNEARQFLFGQLHLEASPKGGYQLRTVYCEETLDSSRFGRNGGPGPGRIPDSALVNTEHAWPQSKFNRAEPINTQKTDLHILYPVLTYVNTIRGNRPYGEVQDPLPSPCPDVKVGRISEDSSNIYFEPAAKERGNLARSLFYFSVRYKNAIDKIQEAYLRKWNHEDPVSEEEKERNDKIYDFQGTRNPFVDHPDLSDLISDF, from the coding sequence ATGTTGAGATCCGAAATTCTAAAGTCACTGGGTTTTAGTTTACTTATCGCTCTGCAAGCTCAAGCCGCCCCTGTTTTCGATAATCCAAACGCCTACTACGGTCAGGATTTCTACAACGAACTCGCCCAAGGAAACCTCAAGAACCAAAATTTAAAAGATAAGCTCAATGCCATTCTTAAAAAAGTTCATATTGGACATCCAGATGACTACGATGAAATTTCTGAAAGCTGTCCCAGTAAAGCAAAGTGCACTCAATTTAGAAAATTCTCGTATAACGAAGCCAGGCAATTTCTATTTGGGCAGCTCCACCTAGAAGCCAGCCCTAAGGGTGGGTATCAACTGCGCACGGTCTATTGCGAAGAAACTCTTGATTCTTCTCGCTTTGGTAGAAATGGTGGCCCGGGTCCTGGCCGCATTCCCGATTCTGCTCTGGTCAATACGGAACACGCCTGGCCCCAAAGCAAATTCAATCGAGCGGAACCCATTAATACCCAAAAGACAGATCTCCACATTCTTTATCCAGTCCTCACTTATGTGAACACGATTCGCGGAAATCGCCCCTATGGCGAGGTTCAAGATCCGCTTCCTTCCCCCTGCCCGGATGTTAAGGTGGGTCGAATATCCGAAGATTCCTCAAATATTTATTTTGAACCGGCGGCAAAAGAGCGAGGAAACCTGGCCAGATCTTTGTTCTATTTCTCTGTTCGATATAAGAATGCCATCGACAAAATTCAAGAGGCCTATCTGAGAAAGTGGAATCACGAGGACCCTGTTTCCGAAGAGGAAAAAGAAAGAAATGACAAGATTTATGACTTTCAAGGAACCCGAAATCCCTTTGTCGACCACCCCGATCTCTCAGATCTCATATCTGATTTCTAA
- a CDS encoding CBS domain-containing protein, whose translation MKTKIEDIMATEVITVSPDTNIREASILMASHKIGAVLVTMDKSLVGMFSERDLLNRVVSKHIDPDFTLIKEIMSSPVSTITVGASINDALYVMTVKHIRHLPVVDAQGELKGMLGIRDLLESVLNETIDEFVTKKTNN comes from the coding sequence GTGAAAACAAAAATTGAAGACATTATGGCTACCGAAGTTATTACGGTGAGTCCAGATACCAATATTCGAGAGGCTTCTATCCTAATGGCCTCCCACAAAATCGGCGCGGTTCTCGTCACGATGGACAAGTCCTTAGTTGGAATGTTTTCAGAGAGGGACCTGCTCAACAGAGTTGTTTCTAAACATATCGACCCTGATTTCACCCTGATTAAAGAGATCATGAGCTCTCCGGTATCGACCATCACAGTTGGGGCTAGCATCAACGACGCCCTTTATGTCATGACGGTCAAGCACATACGACACCTCCCCGTCGTCGATGCTCAAGGCGAACTAAAAGGAATGCTGGGAATTCGCGATCTTCTCGAATCTGTCTTAAATGAGACTATCGACGAATTCGTCACAAAAAAAACAAACAACTAA
- a CDS encoding fibronectin type III domain-containing protein: protein MRHLHGILGLFCLASIVLFSSGCPLNEMEQGALDTAVNTPPEHVPPDLVRKFPPDSCFSYTQYQPKAEITKNIDVLFMVDTSGSLNEERTSIGDGVDAFVGALPSDANVRIGIMLAHAGTWSGKLYRYKEVGPFVLDTETMALADIRTILRSRMANVATENETDGGEVGLYSLSRALDADKLAESKALGFFREDAALALVFVADENDICARYPEGVTPVYDPDRKETPAFNKYCQQLTPESTYLKIRDHQGQRPLLVSGIIYFEDSKFPADGENEIAYGVTDIIRANNGLMVDLAGGRLYEGLAQIGSLVTKKLNLITEYPLDNRGREIDETTIQAEVDGVGVPFKFEQLVSELHLTGYAGLENSEVYISYCLKPSQNPETIPVVITKVKVESITSVSAQVTWTTDLFSSSQVEVTESLTGQKWMTPLIVTGVLNHSVELSGLTANTLYSIRVFSAIEGDPSFSGPVAFRTMR from the coding sequence ATGAGACATTTACATGGAATTCTTGGTCTATTTTGTCTTGCGTCTATTGTCCTTTTTTCTTCTGGGTGCCCGCTAAATGAAATGGAACAGGGAGCGCTTGATACGGCGGTCAATACGCCTCCGGAGCATGTTCCTCCAGATCTTGTGCGGAAATTTCCTCCAGACAGCTGTTTTTCTTACACTCAGTATCAGCCAAAGGCTGAGATTACTAAAAATATTGATGTGCTATTTATGGTTGATACCTCGGGCTCATTGAATGAAGAACGGACTTCCATAGGGGATGGAGTTGATGCCTTTGTGGGGGCCCTTCCTTCGGATGCGAACGTGAGAATTGGAATCATGTTGGCGCACGCTGGTACCTGGTCGGGAAAGCTCTATCGTTACAAAGAGGTGGGACCATTTGTCCTTGATACAGAAACGATGGCTTTAGCTGATATCCGCACAATTCTTCGTAGCCGAATGGCAAATGTGGCCACAGAAAATGAAACAGATGGTGGGGAAGTTGGTCTTTATTCATTGTCGCGAGCCTTGGATGCCGATAAGTTAGCTGAATCTAAGGCGCTGGGCTTTTTTCGAGAAGATGCTGCTTTGGCTCTCGTCTTTGTTGCTGATGAGAACGATATTTGTGCTCGCTATCCCGAGGGTGTAACTCCGGTCTATGATCCAGACCGCAAAGAAACACCTGCCTTTAATAAGTATTGCCAACAGCTCACTCCAGAAAGCACCTATTTAAAAATTCGAGATCATCAGGGTCAGCGTCCATTGCTTGTCTCTGGCATTATCTATTTCGAAGATTCAAAATTTCCAGCTGATGGTGAAAACGAAATAGCCTATGGGGTCACAGATATTATTAGAGCGAACAATGGGTTGATGGTAGATCTTGCCGGAGGACGTCTCTATGAAGGATTGGCGCAGATCGGGAGTTTAGTGACCAAAAAACTGAATTTAATTACGGAATATCCCTTAGATAATAGAGGTCGCGAAATCGATGAAACCACAATTCAGGCTGAGGTTGATGGGGTTGGGGTTCCGTTTAAATTTGAACAACTGGTTTCGGAGCTACATTTGACTGGGTATGCGGGGCTTGAGAACTCAGAAGTCTATATCAGTTACTGTTTGAAGCCGAGCCAAAACCCAGAAACCATTCCCGTCGTTATTACCAAAGTGAAGGTTGAGAGTATCACCTCAGTTTCTGCCCAAGTGACATGGACGACAGATCTGTTCTCATCCTCACAAGTTGAAGTGACAGAAAGTCTCACCGGTCAAAAATGGATGACGCCACTGATCGTAACAGGTGTTCTCAATCACAGTGTTGAGCTGAGCGGGTTGACTGCCAACACCCTTTATTCGATCAGAGTATTTTCTGCAATAGAGGGAGATCCCTCCTTTAGCGGTCCCGTCGCATTTCGTACAATGCGATAA